One genomic region from Haloterrigena gelatinilytica encodes:
- a CDS encoding class I SAM-dependent methyltransferase, translated as MADLRSKLRTLRAETDAESAREFYGRWADLYDLVARRTPGIPKLRRRGAAACRLEPGDTVVEMGCGTGANLPYLRERVGPEGTVVGVDFTGPVLERARELTAEYDNVHVVRGDATQPPLAADSDVDAVLATFVVGMLADPAGAVDDWCDLVGPGGHVVLANAASSREWYAPAVNAVFRAIVVLSTPPTTKLRYEDDPHRRLDEKIRAAHARLRERSTAVADERHVFGVVRLTGGELE; from the coding sequence ATGGCGGACCTGCGCTCGAAGCTCCGAACGCTGCGCGCGGAGACCGACGCCGAGAGCGCACGGGAGTTCTACGGCCGCTGGGCCGACCTCTACGATCTCGTCGCGCGTCGAACCCCCGGGATTCCGAAGCTGCGACGGCGCGGGGCCGCCGCCTGCCGACTCGAGCCCGGAGACACCGTCGTCGAGATGGGCTGCGGGACGGGCGCGAACCTCCCGTATCTGCGCGAGCGGGTCGGCCCCGAGGGAACCGTCGTCGGGGTCGATTTCACCGGGCCGGTGCTCGAGCGGGCCCGGGAGCTGACGGCCGAGTACGACAACGTCCACGTCGTTCGGGGCGACGCGACGCAGCCGCCGCTGGCCGCTGATTCGGACGTCGACGCCGTCCTCGCGACGTTCGTCGTCGGCATGCTCGCCGATCCCGCGGGCGCGGTCGACGACTGGTGCGACCTCGTCGGTCCCGGCGGTCACGTCGTCCTCGCCAACGCCGCCTCGAGCCGCGAGTGGTACGCGCCGGCGGTCAACGCGGTTTTCCGGGCGATCGTCGTCCTCTCGACGCCGCCGACGACGAAGCTGCGCTACGAGGACGACCCGCACCGACGGTTAGACGAGAAGATCCGGGCCGCCCACGCGCGCCTCCGCGAGCGGTCGACGGCCGTCGCCGACGAGCGCCACGTCTTCGGGGTCGTGCGACTGACCGGCGGAGAACTCGAGTAA
- a CDS encoding acyl-CoA thioesterase, producing the protein MSAPFTVSVPVRYRDLDPLDHVNHAVFATYLEIARTDYLESVVDIPTEEISFVIANLEIDYERPIVKGDDPEVSLRVSRLGDSSCTMTYEISVGDDVAATAETTMVHIDPETKRPAPFPDEIREPIAAYEGLETTA; encoded by the coding sequence ATGAGTGCTCCGTTTACCGTCTCGGTTCCCGTCCGGTATCGCGATCTCGATCCGCTGGACCACGTCAATCACGCCGTCTTCGCGACCTACCTCGAGATCGCGCGCACCGACTACCTGGAATCGGTCGTCGACATCCCCACCGAGGAGATCTCCTTCGTCATCGCGAACCTCGAGATCGACTACGAGCGGCCGATCGTCAAGGGCGACGACCCCGAGGTCTCCCTCCGCGTCTCGCGTCTGGGCGACTCGAGTTGCACGATGACCTACGAGATCAGCGTCGGCGACGACGTCGCCGCGACGGCGGAGACGACCATGGTCCACATCGACCCCGAGACGAAACGACCCGCGCCGTTCCCCGACGAGATCCGCGAGCCGATCGCGGCGTACGAGGGCCTCGAGACGACGGCCTGA
- a CDS encoding DUF7001 family protein, with translation MVDTVVCYRAPSTVADSEAIGDWLEARIDASVSIRDRFLDVHRSDDLAERFAEARVPSPYERETGNTMLGTIRYEERALEHPEREGGVLYDGTQIQRALNSALPASERDLETLHVAVLDRAIGTWGDHDGRWHKRVNVLGQPALVSVPGLYEAPAKPEAYYKEKQRHALLSGDAPPREVLENQVEGDFLVADDPRTTDALKGYVLQAYHYLETGEAFCDREGCRLYNAHYHEDLIEAQLREPAFCTAHARLYEQREA, from the coding sequence ATGGTCGATACTGTCGTCTGCTATCGCGCCCCCTCGACCGTCGCCGACAGCGAGGCGATCGGCGACTGGCTCGAGGCTCGCATCGACGCCTCGGTCTCGATCCGCGACCGGTTCCTCGACGTCCACCGGAGCGACGACCTCGCCGAGCGGTTCGCCGAGGCGCGAGTCCCCTCGCCGTACGAGCGCGAGACCGGCAACACGATGCTCGGAACCATTCGCTACGAGGAACGGGCCCTCGAGCACCCCGAACGCGAGGGCGGGGTCCTCTACGATGGCACGCAGATCCAGCGGGCGCTCAACAGCGCACTCCCGGCGTCCGAACGGGACCTCGAGACGCTCCACGTCGCGGTTCTGGACCGCGCGATCGGCACCTGGGGCGACCACGACGGCCGCTGGCACAAGCGGGTGAACGTCCTCGGCCAGCCCGCGCTGGTGTCGGTGCCGGGACTCTACGAGGCACCCGCCAAACCCGAGGCGTACTACAAAGAAAAGCAGCGCCACGCGCTGCTATCGGGCGACGCGCCGCCCCGCGAGGTCCTCGAGAACCAGGTCGAGGGCGACTTTCTGGTCGCGGACGACCCGCGAACGACGGACGCGCTGAAGGGGTACGTCCTGCAGGCGTACCACTACCTCGAGACGGGCGAGGCCTTCTGCGACCGGGAGGGCTGTCGCCTCTACAACGCCCACTACCACGAGGACCTGATCGAGGCGCAGTTGCGCGAGCCGGCGTTCTGTACGGCGCACGCCCGCCTGTACGAGCAGCGAGAGGCGTGA